A segment of the Pseudomonas versuta genome:
ATGATGCGCCTGCCACGGGAATACCTGACCCGCGCCTGGCCCAATGCCTCGGCCATTGCGCAGCAAGTGGCGTATCAGCAGGCCCAGGCGCAGTTGCACAGCCTGGGGTTCAGCGCCAGCCTGCTTGACCGGTTGTACCTGTACTTGCGCGCCCATGCACAACAGGCCCCCGGCCTTGAGCAGACGGCGCAGCATTTCTGCATGAGCCAGGCCACCCTCAAACGCAAGCTGAACAAACACGGGACCCACTTTCAGGCCCAGCAAGACCAGGCGCGCAAACACATGGCGCTGTACCTGTACCAGATCAAAGGCCTGAGTAACGAAGCGGTGGCCGAATACCTCAACATCAGCGACCCGGCCAACTTCCGCCGCGCCCTCAAGCGCTGGACCGGGTATACACCGAACCTGATCCGCCAGTTTTTAACCCTGTAACCCCCCCAGAACCACCTGTAGGAGCGAGCTTGCTCGCGAGCTCTTCGTGGGAAAAGCTCGCGAGCAAGCTCGCTCCTACAGGATTTTGTGTGGGGTCTTACTGCGCCAATGCGCGCAATCTGGCCAGCTCTTCGGCGCTCATCGGGATCCCTTCGCCCACCGATTTGGCACGCTCGATAAAGCGCCGGTCACCCGGCATGCGTTCAAGGCCCACGGCGTGCATCTGGCGCACCAGTTCGGCGCTGCGCTGGGCGAAGCTGTTGCCGCCGGACTTGGTCGGGTCGATAACGATCAGCAGTTGGCCGGTCCACGGGGTTTGCGCGCCGGGGTGCTGCTTCCAGTCGAACTCGAACGAGAAATTGCCACCGGTCAACGCTGCCGCCAGCAGTTCGACCATCATCGACAGCGCCGAACCTTTATGCCCGCCGAAGGGCAGCAAGGCACCTCCGTCCAGAATCTCTTTGGGGTTTTGCGTCGGCTCGCCATGCTTGTCGACCCCCATGCCCGCAGGCAGGCTGTGGTCCTTGCGCGCGGCAATTTGCACATCGCCGTGGGCAATGGCGCTGGTGGCCAGGTCGAATACGATCGGGTGGCCCCCAGCACAGGGTGCGGCAAAAGCAATCGGGTTAGTGCCAAACAGCGGCTTTTGGGCGCCATGGGGTACTACGCAGGTCATGCTGTTGACCACACTCAGCGCCACCAGCCCTTCTTCGGCAAATGGCTCGACATCCGGCCAGAGCGCTGCGAAGTGATGGG
Coding sequences within it:
- a CDS encoding Ldh family oxidoreductase, encoding MSQPVTSSQAMESLTLSELTALLQQIFERHGTSQAVAQVLADNCARAQRDGSYSHGVFRIPGYLASLASNWVDGQAVPQVEDVASGFIRVDAANGFAQPALAAARELLVEKARSAGIAVLAIRNSHHFAALWPDVEPFAEEGLVALSVVNSMTCVVPHGAQKPLFGTNPIAFAAPCAGGHPIVFDLATSAIAHGDVQIAARKDHSLPAGMGVDKHGEPTQNPKEILDGGALLPFGGHKGSALSMMVELLAAALTGGNFSFEFDWKQHPGAQTPWTGQLLIVIDPTKSGGNSFAQRSAELVRQMHAVGLERMPGDRRFIERAKSVGEGIPMSAEELARLRALAQ